Proteins encoded together in one Pseudomonadota bacterium window:
- a CDS encoding glycosyltransferase, with product MKVALVHDWLTGMRGGEMCLEAFLCIYPKADVFTLVHLPGATSERIDARVKASSFLNRIPGIARLYRAFLPLYPAAASSLNLNGYDLVISLSHAAAKNVQVPAGVQHICYCFTPMRYIWDQAGSYFKGIVFLLAQPLLLYLRRWDLRGAKRITHFVAISSFIAARIRKFYGREAVVITPPVRMCNEVSRELSAEEKRFFEEHPEPFFLCAGALVPYKRIDVAVDAFKELGLPLWVLGGGPEEEKLRQRATSAPFVRFLGRVSEAFLWECYSRCRALVFPGIEDFGIVPVECMASGRPIIALDAGGLRESVGEERPVAQSELVLSNSCGVFITKRFYGDPSALAQAVRSFCKIEGSFSADLIRARARAFSYANFFKTWESFAQSVGIDSGDGMKARQTQGENMTPLGLQLKG from the coding sequence GTGTTTACCCTCGTACATCTGCCGGGTGCTACCTCGGAGCGGATCGATGCTCGTGTAAAGGCTAGCTCGTTTCTTAATAGAATTCCCGGAATAGCGCGCCTCTACCGAGCTTTCTTACCACTTTATCCCGCGGCCGCCTCTTCGCTTAATCTAAACGGATACGATCTAGTTATCTCGTTAAGCCATGCCGCCGCAAAGAACGTGCAGGTCCCTGCAGGAGTGCAGCATATCTGCTACTGCTTTACTCCGATGCGTTACATCTGGGATCAGGCCGGCTCGTACTTTAAAGGGATAGTTTTTCTGCTGGCCCAGCCGCTACTCTTATATTTGCGTCGTTGGGATTTACGGGGCGCCAAGCGGATTACGCATTTTGTTGCTATTAGTAGCTTTATCGCTGCGCGTATCCGTAAGTTTTATGGACGAGAGGCGGTAGTGATTACCCCTCCCGTTCGTATGTGTAATGAGGTCTCGCGCGAACTGAGCGCAGAAGAGAAACGATTTTTTGAGGAGCACCCCGAGCCCTTTTTTCTGTGCGCTGGGGCGCTCGTGCCATATAAACGGATCGATGTTGCTGTGGACGCTTTTAAAGAGCTAGGGCTGCCGTTATGGGTGCTAGGAGGGGGGCCTGAAGAGGAAAAACTCAGGCAGCGAGCCACAAGCGCACCATTCGTGCGATTTCTAGGGCGGGTGAGTGAGGCGTTCTTGTGGGAGTGTTATAGCCGTTGCCGCGCCTTGGTGTTCCCTGGAATAGAGGACTTCGGCATCGTGCCGGTTGAGTGTATGGCCTCAGGTAGGCCAATCATAGCGCTAGATGCCGGGGGACTCAGGGAATCAGTAGGGGAGGAGCGCCCGGTAGCTCAATCTGAGCTTGTCCTATCGAACAGCTGTGGGGTATTTATTACTAAAAGGTTCTACGGAGATCCTTCGGCGTTAGCGCAGGCAGTCAGATCCTTTTGTAAAATAGAGGGCAGTTTTTCAGCAGATCTCATAAGAGCGCGCGCGCGTGCGTTCAGCTACGCAAACTTTTTCAAGACCTGGGAGTCGTTTGCACAGAGCGTGGGCATCGACTCAGGAGATGGCATGAAAGCTCGTCAGACTCAGGGGGAAAATATGACGCCGCTTGGACTACAGCTCAAGGGATAG
- a CDS encoding undecaprenyl-phosphate glucose phosphotransferase, producing the protein MLRQKRQLFEYLFMAADLLVVSAAWLAAFWLRFMTGLIPVEKGVPELIHYVSMLPFIWLIWAFVFRRMGLYRPMRGSRRARELWLLINANALSILLLISLTYLFREKSVQYSRLVFAYFWLIATALTVLQRTTLRALLRELRRKGYNLRYMLVVGSGKVAIDMVSRVRLHQELGIQLLGCLSKDGDERRGPGGVPIVGKYSDIGAFVGRTDLDQIVVALPLEDHQILPEIMHQLKDSIVDIKIIPDLYQFASIGGAIEEFEGLPLISLQECPLDGINLFTKRVLDLVVASLLLIIFSPIMLTIAVLVRMTSRGPVLFKQERVSFDGSAFSIIKFRTMYMDAEIEGPGWTKPGDERVTPLGRLLRSTSLDELPQLLNVLMGEMSIVGPRPERPVFINEFRRHIPRYMLRHKVPAGITGWAQVHGWRGDTSIDKRIEYDLYYIENWSLYLDLKILCLTLINGFKNRNAY; encoded by the coding sequence ATGCTAAGGCAGAAGCGACAACTATTTGAATACCTCTTTATGGCAGCCGACCTGTTGGTGGTCTCTGCCGCTTGGTTGGCGGCCTTCTGGCTTCGATTTATGACGGGGCTAATCCCGGTTGAGAAGGGTGTGCCTGAGCTGATTCATTACGTCTCAATGTTGCCCTTTATTTGGCTAATCTGGGCCTTTGTTTTCAGACGGATGGGGCTCTATAGACCCATGCGAGGATCTAGACGAGCACGTGAATTGTGGTTGCTGATAAATGCTAATGCACTCTCTATCCTCTTGCTGATATCTCTTACCTATCTCTTTCGGGAAAAGAGCGTGCAATATTCTAGACTCGTCTTTGCCTATTTCTGGCTCATCGCAACGGCGCTAACCGTTTTGCAGCGTACGACCTTGCGCGCTCTACTGCGTGAATTGCGACGTAAGGGATACAACCTACGCTATATGTTGGTCGTTGGCAGCGGCAAGGTAGCGATCGATATGGTCAGCCGGGTTCGCCTTCACCAGGAGCTCGGTATTCAACTGTTGGGGTGTCTCTCCAAGGATGGCGATGAGCGACGGGGGCCTGGTGGTGTGCCTATAGTCGGTAAATACTCAGATATCGGAGCCTTCGTTGGGCGTACAGATCTAGACCAGATCGTTGTGGCCTTACCCCTCGAGGACCACCAGATTCTTCCTGAGATTATGCATCAGCTAAAGGATTCGATCGTTGATATTAAGATTATTCCGGACCTCTATCAATTCGCGAGTATCGGAGGGGCGATAGAGGAGTTTGAAGGGCTGCCGCTTATCAGCTTGCAGGAGTGCCCACTAGATGGCATCAACCTCTTTACAAAACGGGTGCTAGACCTGGTGGTGGCGTCACTCCTTCTTATTATCTTCTCCCCTATCATGCTCACTATCGCAGTACTTGTAAGGATGACCTCGCGTGGGCCGGTGCTATTTAAACAGGAGCGAGTCAGCTTTGATGGTAGCGCCTTCTCCATCATCAAGTTTCGGACCATGTATATGGATGCCGAGATTGAGGGTCCCGGGTGGACTAAACCTGGCGATGAACGTGTTACACCGCTAGGGAGGTTGCTGCGCTCGACTAGCCTTGATGAGCTTCCGCAGCTTTTAAATGTTCTAATGGGTGAAATGTCTATCGTTGGGCCAAGGCCGGAGCGACCGGTCTTTATTAACGAGTTTCGGCGTCATATCCCGCGCTACATGTTACGCCATAAGGTTCCGGCTGGTATTACTGGCTGGGCGCAGGTGCATGGTTGGAGAGGTGATACATCGATAGACAAACGGATCGAGTATGATCTGTATTACATAGAGAACTGGTCGCTCTATCTGGATCTTAAGATCCTCTGCCTGACCCTGATTAATGGCTTTAAGAATCGCAACGCGTACTAA